A region from the Neomonachus schauinslandi chromosome 2, ASM220157v2, whole genome shotgun sequence genome encodes:
- the OSTC gene encoding oligosaccharyltransferase complex subunit OSTC isoform X1, with translation MESLYRVPFLVLECPNLKLKKPPWVHMPSAMTVYALVVVSYFLITGGIIYDVIVEPPSVGSMTDEHGHQRPVAFLAYRVNGQYIMEGLASSFLFTMGGLGFIILDRSNAPNIPKLNRFLLLFIGFVCVLLSFFMARVFMRMKLPGYLMG, from the exons ATGGAGTCTTTGTACCGCGTTCCGTTCTTAGTGCTCGAATGCCCCAACCTGAAGCTGAAGAAGCCGCCCTGGGTGCACATGCCGTCGGCCATGACGGTGTACGCTCTGGTGGTGGTGTCTTACTTCCTCATCACCGGAG GAATAATTTATGATGTTATTGTTGAGCCTCCAAGTGTTGGTTCTATGACTGATGAACATGGACATCAGAGACCAGTAGCTTTCTTGGCCTACAG AGTAAATGGACAATATATTATGGAAGGACTCGCATCCAGCTTTCTGTTTACAATGGGAGGTTTAGGTTTCATAATCCTGGACCGATCGAATGCACCAAACATTCCAAAACTCAATAGATTTCTTCTTCTATTCATTGGATTCGTCTGTGTCCTATTGAGTTTTTTCATGGCTAGAGTATTCATGAGAATGAAACTGCC
- the OSTC gene encoding oligosaccharyltransferase complex subunit OSTC isoform X2 — protein sequence MESLYRVPFLVLECPNLKLKKPPWVHMPSAMTVYALVVVSYFLITGGIIYDVIVEPPSVGSMTDEHGHQRPVAFLAYRGYLMG from the exons ATGGAGTCTTTGTACCGCGTTCCGTTCTTAGTGCTCGAATGCCCCAACCTGAAGCTGAAGAAGCCGCCCTGGGTGCACATGCCGTCGGCCATGACGGTGTACGCTCTGGTGGTGGTGTCTTACTTCCTCATCACCGGAG GAATAATTTATGATGTTATTGTTGAGCCTCCAAGTGTTGGTTCTATGACTGATGAACATGGACATCAGAGACCAGTAGCTTTCTTGGCCTACAG
- the RPL34 gene encoding 60S ribosomal protein L34: protein MVQRLTYRRRLSYNTASNKTRLSRTPGNRIVYLYTKKVGKAPKSACGVCPGRLRGVRAVRPKVLMRLSKTKKHVSRAYGGSMCAKCVRDRIKRAFLIEEQKIVVKVLKAQAQSQKAK, encoded by the exons ATGGTCCAGCGTTTGACCTACCGTCGTAGGCTGTCCTATAATACAGCCTCTAACAAAACTAGGCT GTCCCGAACCCCTGGTAATAGAATCGTTTACCTTTATACCAAGAAGGTTGGGAAAGCACCAAAATCTGCATGTGGCGTGTGCCCAGGCCGACTTCGAGGA GTTCGTGCTGTGAGACCTAAAGTCCTTATGAGGTtgtccaaaacaaaaaaacacgtCAGCAGGGCCTATGGTGGTTCCATGTGTGCTAAGTGTGTTCGTGACAG gatCAAGCGTGCTTTCCTTATCGAGGAGCAGAAAATCGTTGTGAAAGTGTTGAAGGCCCAAGCACAGAGTcagaaagctaaataa